One window of the Klebsiella oxytoca genome contains the following:
- the priA gene encoding primosomal protein N' — protein sequence MPVAHVALPVPLPRTFDYVLPAGMSVKAGCRVRVPFGKQERIGIVVSVSEHSELPLDELKPVAEALDAEPVFSSSVWRLLLWAADYYHHPIGDVLFHALPIMLRQGKPASAAPMWYWFATEQGQAVDINSLKRSPKQQQALAALRQGKIWRHQVAELEFNDAALQALRGKGLAELASEAPTIADWRTGFSVPVERLRLNTEQATAVGAIHSASDSFSAWLLAGITGSGKTEVYLSVLENVLAQGRQALVMVPEIGLTPQTIARFRHRFNAPVEVLHSGLNDSERLSAWLKAKNGEAAIVIGTRSSLFTPFKDLGVIVIDEEHDSSYKQQEGWRYHARDLAVWRAHSEQIPIILGSATPALETLHNVRQGKYRQLKLTKRAGNARPAQQHVLDLKGQQLQAGLSPALIGRMRQHLQADNQVILFLNRRGFAPALLCHDCGWIAECPRCDSYYTLHQAQHHLRCHHCDSQRPIPRQCPSCGSTHLVPVGLGTEQLEQALGPLFPGIPISRIDRDTTSRKGALEQYLADVNRGGARILIGTQMLAKGHHFPDVTLVSLLDVDGALFSADFRSAERFAQLYTQVSGRAGRAGKQGEVILQTHHPEHPLLQTLLYKGYDAFAEQALAERQSMQLPPWTSHVLIRAEDHNNQQAPLFLQQLRNLLQASPLADNKLWVLGPVPALAPKRGGRWRWQILLQHPSRIQLQHIVSATLALINTLPEARKVKWVLDVDPIEG from the coding sequence ATGCCCGTCGCTCACGTTGCCCTGCCCGTTCCGCTGCCCCGAACTTTTGACTATGTGCTGCCTGCGGGCATGTCGGTCAAAGCGGGCTGCCGCGTGCGCGTTCCGTTCGGCAAACAGGAGCGGATAGGCATAGTGGTATCGGTCAGCGAGCACAGCGAACTGCCGCTCGACGAGCTCAAACCGGTTGCGGAAGCTCTCGACGCTGAACCCGTTTTTTCCTCTTCGGTCTGGCGGCTGCTGCTATGGGCGGCGGACTACTACCATCATCCCATCGGCGATGTGCTGTTTCACGCGCTGCCGATAATGTTACGCCAGGGGAAACCCGCCAGCGCGGCGCCAATGTGGTACTGGTTTGCCACTGAACAAGGGCAAGCGGTTGATATCAACAGCCTTAAGCGCTCCCCCAAACAACAGCAGGCGCTGGCGGCCCTGCGCCAGGGAAAAATATGGCGTCATCAGGTTGCCGAACTGGAATTTAACGACGCCGCTCTACAGGCACTGCGCGGTAAAGGTCTCGCCGAACTGGCCAGCGAGGCGCCCACGATCGCCGACTGGCGTACAGGCTTCTCGGTGCCCGTCGAGCGCCTGCGGCTTAATACTGAACAGGCGACCGCAGTTGGCGCGATTCACAGCGCCTCGGACAGTTTTTCCGCCTGGCTGCTGGCCGGGATCACCGGCTCCGGGAAAACGGAAGTTTACCTCAGCGTTCTGGAAAACGTGCTGGCGCAGGGCCGTCAGGCGCTGGTGATGGTGCCGGAAATCGGCCTGACTCCGCAGACTATCGCCCGTTTTCGCCACCGTTTTAACGCCCCGGTAGAAGTGCTGCACTCCGGACTGAACGACAGCGAACGCCTCTCGGCGTGGCTTAAAGCCAAAAATGGCGAAGCGGCAATTGTGATCGGTACCCGCTCATCGCTGTTTACCCCGTTTAAAGACCTCGGTGTGATCGTTATCGACGAAGAGCACGACAGCTCCTACAAACAGCAGGAAGGATGGCGCTATCACGCCCGCGACCTGGCGGTCTGGCGCGCCCATAGCGAGCAAATCCCGATCATTCTCGGCTCGGCGACTCCGGCGCTGGAGACGCTGCATAACGTACGTCAGGGCAAGTATCGCCAGCTGAAGCTGACTAAACGGGCGGGCAATGCGCGTCCGGCTCAGCAGCATGTTCTGGATTTAAAAGGCCAACAGCTGCAGGCCGGACTTTCACCGGCGCTGATTGGCCGCATGCGCCAGCATCTGCAGGCCGACAATCAGGTGATCCTGTTTCTGAACCGCCGCGGCTTTGCGCCGGCCCTGCTGTGTCATGACTGCGGCTGGATAGCGGAATGTCCACGCTGCGACAGCTACTACACGCTGCATCAGGCTCAGCACCATTTGCGCTGCCACCACTGCGACAGCCAGCGCCCGATTCCGCGCCAGTGCCCTTCGTGCGGATCGACGCATCTGGTGCCGGTCGGTTTGGGAACTGAACAGCTTGAGCAAGCGCTGGGACCGCTGTTTCCCGGTATTCCTATTTCCCGTATCGACAGAGACACGACCAGCCGCAAAGGCGCGCTTGAGCAATATCTTGCTGACGTCAACCGCGGCGGCGCGCGCATTCTGATCGGCACCCAAATGCTGGCGAAGGGGCACCACTTTCCGGATGTCACTCTGGTTTCGCTACTGGACGTTGACGGCGCGCTGTTTTCCGCCGATTTTCGCTCAGCGGAACGCTTCGCCCAGCTCTACACGCAGGTTTCTGGCCGCGCGGGCCGCGCGGGCAAACAGGGCGAGGTGATCCTGCAGACCCACCATCCTGAGCACCCGCTACTGCAAACATTGCTCTATAAAGGATACGACGCGTTTGCCGAGCAGGCGCTGGCTGAGCGGCAAAGCATGCAGTTACCGCCGTGGACCAGCCACGTGCTGATCCGCGCCGAAGATCATAACAACCAGCAGGCGCCGCTCTTTTTACAGCAGCTGCGTAATCTACTACAGGCCAGCCCGCTGGCTGACAATAAGCTCTGGGTTCTCGGCCCGGTCCCGGCACTAGCGCCAAAGCGCGGGGGCCGCTGGCGCTGGCAAATACTCCTGCAGCATCCGTCGCGCATTCAGCTACAGCACATCGTCAGCGCAACGCTGGCGTTGATTAACACGCTGCCGGAAGCGCGAAAAGTGAAGTGGGTTCTGGATGTCGATCCTATTGAAGGTTAA
- the metJ gene encoding met regulon transcriptional regulator MetJ, giving the protein MAEWSGEYISPYAEHGKKSEQVKKITVSIPLKVLKILTDERTRRQVNNLRHATNSELLCEAFLHAFTGQPLPNDEDLRKERSDEIPEAAKEIMRELGIDPDTWEY; this is encoded by the coding sequence ATGGCTGAATGGAGCGGCGAATATATCAGCCCATACGCTGAGCACGGTAAGAAGAGTGAGCAAGTAAAAAAAATTACGGTTTCCATTCCTCTGAAGGTGTTAAAAATCCTCACCGATGAACGCACGCGTCGTCAGGTGAACAACCTGCGTCACGCAACCAACAGCGAGCTGCTGTGCGAAGCGTTCCTGCACGCCTTTACCGGTCAACCGTTGCCTAACGATGAAGACCTGCGTAAAGAGCGCAGCGATGAAATCCCGGAAGCGGCAAAAGAAATTATGCGCGAGCTGGGCATCGACCCGGATACCTGGGAATACTAA
- the menA gene encoding 1,4-dihydroxy-2-naphthoate polyprenyltransferase has product MTEHPITRTQAWLESLRPKTLPLAFAAIIVGSALAWHQGSFDPWVALLAIITAGLLQILSNLANDYGDAVKGSDKPDRIGPLRGMQKGVITQEQMKRALILTVVLICLSGLALLFSAWQTMADFIGFMVLGGLSIFAAITYTVGTRPYGYIGLGDISVLIFFGWLSVVGSWYLQAHSVEAVIFLPATACGLLATAVLNINNLRDIDSDRENGKNTLAVRLGPVNARRYHACLLIGALLCLALFNLISLHNPWGWLFLLATPLLVKQARYVLRELDPVAMRPMLERTVKGALLTNLLFVIGIICSGLAG; this is encoded by the coding sequence ATGACTGAACACCCTATCACTCGCACTCAGGCCTGGCTGGAAAGCCTGCGCCCCAAAACGTTGCCTCTGGCCTTCGCCGCGATTATTGTCGGCTCCGCGCTCGCCTGGCATCAGGGCAGTTTCGATCCCTGGGTTGCCCTGCTGGCCATCATTACCGCCGGCTTACTACAAATCCTTTCCAATCTGGCCAACGATTACGGAGACGCGGTTAAAGGCAGCGACAAGCCTGACCGGATCGGTCCCCTGCGCGGTATGCAGAAAGGGGTTATCACTCAGGAGCAGATGAAGCGTGCGTTGATTCTGACCGTGGTGCTGATTTGCCTCTCCGGCCTGGCGCTGCTGTTCTCAGCCTGGCAAACCATGGCTGATTTTATCGGTTTCATGGTTCTCGGCGGGCTATCCATCTTTGCCGCTATTACCTATACCGTCGGTACCCGCCCTTACGGTTATATCGGCCTTGGCGATATCTCCGTGCTGATTTTCTTCGGCTGGCTTAGCGTCGTCGGAAGCTGGTATCTTCAGGCGCATAGCGTTGAAGCAGTCATTTTCTTACCCGCCACCGCCTGCGGCCTGCTGGCTACGGCAGTGCTGAATATTAACAACCTGCGCGATATTGACAGCGACCGTGAAAATGGCAAAAACACGCTGGCCGTGCGCCTGGGTCCGGTTAACGCTCGTCGTTACCATGCCTGCCTGCTGATCGGCGCTCTGCTTTGCCTGGCGCTGTTTAACCTTATTTCGCTGCATAATCCCTGGGGCTGGCTCTTCCTGCTGGCTACGCCGCTGCTGGTTAAGCAGGCGCGCTATGTTCTGCGTGAGCTCGACCCCGTCGCCATGCGGCCGATGCTGGAAAGAACGGTTAAAGGGGCGCTGTTAACCAACCTGCTGTTTGTTATCGGAATTATTTGCAGCGGGCTGGCTGGTTAA
- the metB gene encoding cystathionine gamma-synthase, producing MTRKQATIAVRSGLNDDEQYGCVVPPIHLSSTYNFTGFNEPRAHDYSRRGNPTRDVVQRALAELEGGAGAVLTNTGMSAILLVTTVFLKPGDLLVAPHDCYGGSYRLFDSLAKRGCYRVLFVDQSDEQALSAALAEKPKLVLVESPSNPLLRVVDIAKICRLAREAGAVSVVDNTFLSPALQNPLALGADLVLHSCTKYLNGHSDVVAGAVIAKDPATVTELAWWANNIGVTGGAFDSYLLLRGLRTLSPRMEVAQRNALAIVDYLKTQPLVKKLYHPSLPENQGHEIAARQQKGFGAMLSFELDGDEQTLRRFLSGLSLFTLAESLGGVESLISHAATMTHAGMLPEARAAAGISETLLRISTGIEDGEDLIADLENGFRAANEE from the coding sequence ATGACGCGTAAACAGGCCACCATCGCAGTGCGTAGCGGTTTAAATGACGACGAGCAGTACGGTTGCGTTGTCCCGCCAATACATCTCTCCAGCACCTATAACTTCACCGGATTTAACGAACCACGCGCCCACGACTACTCTCGCCGCGGTAACCCGACTCGTGATGTCGTGCAGCGTGCGCTGGCTGAGCTGGAGGGCGGCGCGGGGGCGGTTCTGACCAATACCGGCATGTCGGCAATTTTGCTGGTCACTACCGTATTCCTGAAACCGGGCGATCTGCTGGTGGCGCCGCACGATTGCTACGGCGGCAGCTACCGCCTGTTTGATAGCCTGGCGAAGCGCGGCTGCTATCGCGTGCTGTTTGTCGATCAGAGCGATGAGCAGGCGCTGAGCGCCGCGCTGGCGGAAAAACCAAAGCTGGTTCTGGTCGAAAGCCCAAGTAATCCATTGCTGAGAGTTGTGGATATTGCGAAAATCTGCCGTCTGGCACGTGAGGCTGGAGCGGTCAGCGTGGTCGATAACACCTTTCTGAGCCCGGCTTTGCAGAATCCACTGGCGCTGGGAGCCGATCTGGTGTTGCATTCATGCACTAAATATTTGAACGGTCATTCTGATGTGGTGGCCGGGGCGGTTATTGCCAAAGATCCGGCGACTGTCACCGAACTGGCATGGTGGGCGAATAATATCGGCGTCACCGGCGGGGCGTTTGATAGCTATCTGCTGCTACGCGGCCTGCGTACGCTTTCACCGCGTATGGAAGTGGCTCAGCGCAACGCGCTGGCGATTGTCGACTATCTGAAGACTCAGCCGCTGGTGAAAAAACTGTACCATCCGTCTCTGCCGGAAAACCAGGGGCATGAGATTGCGGCACGTCAGCAAAAAGGTTTTGGGGCGATGCTAAGCTTCGAGCTGGATGGCGATGAGCAGACGCTGCGTCGCTTCCTGAGTGGGCTATCGCTGTTTACGCTGGCGGAATCGCTGGGGGGCGTTGAAAGTCTGATTTCCCATGCCGCCACGATGACCCATGCGGGCATGTTACCCGAAGCGCGTGCGGCAGCCGGGATCTCAGAGACCCTTCTGCGTATTTCGACCGGTATTGAAGATGGTGAAGATTTAATTGCCGACCTGGAAAATGGCTTCCGGGCAGCAAACGAGGAATAA
- the rraA gene encoding ribonuclease E activity regulator RraA, protein MKYDTSELCDIYQEDVNVVEPLFSNFGGRSSFGGQIITVKCFEDNGLLYDMLEQNGRGHVLLVDGGGSVRRALIDADLARLAVQNEWEGLVVYGAVRQVDDLEELDIGIQALAAIPVGATGEGIGESDVRVNFGGVTFFSGDHLYADNTGIILSEDALDIE, encoded by the coding sequence ATGAAATACGATACTTCCGAGCTTTGTGACATCTACCAGGAGGATGTCAACGTCGTGGAACCTCTGTTCTCCAACTTTGGAGGACGGTCGTCGTTTGGTGGACAAATCATTACGGTGAAATGTTTCGAGGATAACGGGTTGCTCTACGATATGCTCGAACAGAACGGCCGTGGTCATGTCCTGTTGGTTGACGGTGGTGGTTCAGTTCGACGTGCATTAATTGACGCTGACCTGGCGCGTCTGGCAGTACAAAACGAGTGGGAAGGTCTGGTCGTCTACGGCGCAGTGCGCCAGGTTGACGATCTGGAGGAGCTGGATATTGGCATCCAGGCGCTGGCGGCTATTCCTGTGGGGGCCACGGGTGAAGGTATCGGCGAAAGCGACGTGCGCGTCAACTTCGGCGGCGTCACCTTCTTTTCCGGCGACCATCTTTACGCCGATAATACCGGGATCATCCTTTCCGAGGACGCACTGGATATCGAGTAA
- the hslV gene encoding ATP-dependent protease subunit HslV yields the protein MTTIVSVRRNGHVVIAGDGQATLGNTVMKGNVKKVRRLYNDKVIAGFAGGTADAFTLFELFERKLEMHQGHLVKAAVELAKDWRTDRMLRKLEALLAVADENASLIITGNGDVVQPENDLIAIGSGGPYAQAAARALLENTDMGARDIAEKALNIAGDICIYTNHFHTIEELTSKA from the coding sequence GTGACTACAATTGTAAGTGTTCGCCGTAACGGCCATGTCGTTATTGCCGGTGATGGCCAGGCCACGCTGGGCAATACCGTAATGAAAGGCAACGTGAAAAAAGTGCGCCGCCTGTACAACGACAAAGTGATCGCAGGCTTTGCGGGCGGTACTGCCGACGCCTTCACGCTGTTCGAACTGTTTGAACGCAAGCTGGAAATGCACCAGGGCCACCTGGTGAAAGCCGCCGTTGAGCTGGCGAAAGACTGGCGTACCGACCGCATGCTGCGCAAGCTGGAAGCCTTGCTGGCCGTGGCTGATGAAAATGCATCGCTTATCATTACCGGTAACGGCGACGTGGTGCAGCCAGAAAATGATTTGATTGCTATCGGCTCCGGCGGTCCTTACGCCCAGGCAGCGGCTCGCGCCCTGCTGGAAAATACCGATATGGGCGCACGCGATATCGCAGAGAAAGCGTTGAATATTGCAGGTGATATCTGCATATATACCAACCATTTCCATACCATCGAAGAATTGACCTCCAAAGCGTAA
- the cytR gene encoding DNA-binding transcriptional regulator CytR, translating to MKPKKQVVAATMKDVAEKANVSTATVSRALMNPDKVSQSTRNRVEQAALEVGYLPQSLGRNMKRNESRTILVIVPDICDPFFSEIIRGIEVTAAEQEYLVLIGDCAHQNRQEKTFIDLIITKQIDGMLLLGSRLPFDAGVEEQRNLPPMVMANEFAPELELPTVHIDNLTAAFNAVNYLHELGHRRIGCIAGPEEMPLCHYRLQGYVQALRRSGITVEPNYIARGNFTYEAGANALEQLLALPVPPTAVFCHSDIMALGALSLAKRRGLKVPEDLSIIGFDNISLSEFCDPPLTTVAQPRFDIGREAMLLLLDQLQGQNVSSGSRLLDCELIVRGSTRKIRT from the coding sequence GTGAAGCCCAAAAAACAGGTCGTTGCCGCCACTATGAAAGACGTTGCCGAAAAGGCAAACGTTTCTACGGCAACCGTATCCCGAGCGTTAATGAACCCCGATAAGGTTTCGCAGAGTACCCGTAACCGGGTTGAGCAGGCCGCGCTTGAAGTCGGCTATTTGCCGCAATCGCTCGGACGCAACATGAAACGCAACGAGTCGCGCACCATTCTGGTCATTGTCCCGGATATCTGCGACCCCTTCTTCAGCGAGATTATTCGTGGTATTGAAGTCACCGCGGCGGAGCAGGAATATCTGGTGCTGATAGGCGATTGCGCCCACCAGAACCGTCAGGAAAAGACCTTCATTGACCTTATCATCACCAAGCAGATCGACGGCATGCTGCTGCTGGGCTCCCGTTTACCTTTCGATGCGGGCGTGGAAGAGCAGCGCAATCTCCCGCCAATGGTCATGGCCAATGAATTCGCTCCTGAACTTGAGCTGCCGACGGTGCATATCGATAACCTTACCGCCGCATTTAACGCCGTTAACTATCTGCACGAGCTTGGGCACCGGCGTATCGGCTGTATTGCAGGCCCGGAAGAGATGCCGCTGTGCCATTACCGCCTGCAGGGCTATGTCCAGGCGCTACGTCGTAGCGGGATAACCGTCGAACCGAACTATATCGCCCGCGGCAATTTTACCTACGAGGCCGGCGCCAACGCGCTGGAACAGCTTCTGGCGCTACCGGTACCTCCGACGGCGGTTTTCTGTCACAGCGATATCATGGCGCTGGGCGCATTATCGCTGGCGAAGCGTCGCGGCCTGAAAGTTCCTGAAGATCTGTCTATTATTGGTTTTGATAACATCTCTTTGTCTGAATTTTGCGATCCGCCATTGACGACCGTCGCGCAACCACGTTTTGATATTGGCCGCGAAGCAATGCTGCTTTTGCTGGATCAACTGCAAGGTCAAAACGTCAGCAGCGGGTCACGATTACTCGACTGTGAGCTTATCGTTCGTGGCAGTACGCGCAAAATCCGAACATAA
- the ftsN gene encoding cell division protein FtsN — protein sequence MAQRDYVRRSQPASSRRKKSNTRSSRNKQGGLSAVSPAMVAIAAAVLVAFIGGLYFITHHKKEEAEALQNRQVAGNGLPPKPEERWRYIKELESRQPGVRAPTEPTAGGEVMKPEQLTDEQRQLLAQMQADMRQQPTQLTEVPWNEQTPAQRQQTLQRQRLAQQQVQQQQLAQAQQQTQVQQPRTQPRAAEQPKPAPQQPKQTASNQQPYQDLLQTPAHNNTAQPKTQAAAPVARVEEAPKTAAAEKKDDRSWMIQCGSFKGAEQAETVRAQLAFEGFASHITTNNGWNRVVIGPLKGKENASNMIERLKMAGHANCIRLAARG from the coding sequence GTGGCACAACGAGATTATGTACGCCGCAGCCAACCGGCTTCTTCGCGGCGCAAAAAGAGCAATACCCGAAGCTCAAGGAACAAGCAAGGCGGCCTTTCGGCGGTCTCACCTGCTATGGTTGCGATCGCAGCGGCAGTGCTGGTGGCCTTTATCGGTGGGCTGTACTTCATTACGCACCACAAGAAAGAAGAAGCTGAAGCGCTGCAAAACCGCCAGGTCGCGGGCAACGGTCTGCCGCCGAAGCCGGAAGAGCGCTGGCGCTATATTAAAGAGCTGGAAAGCCGCCAGCCAGGCGTACGCGCGCCTACTGAACCCACAGCAGGCGGCGAGGTCATGAAGCCGGAACAGCTGACGGACGAGCAGCGCCAGCTGCTGGCGCAAATGCAGGCAGATATGCGTCAGCAGCCCACGCAGCTGACCGAAGTGCCGTGGAATGAACAAACTCCGGCTCAACGCCAGCAGACATTACAACGTCAGCGGTTAGCTCAACAGCAGGTGCAGCAGCAACAGTTAGCCCAGGCCCAGCAGCAGACGCAGGTACAGCAACCGCGAACCCAACCTCGAGCCGCGGAGCAACCTAAACCGGCGCCGCAGCAGCCAAAGCAAACGGCTTCGAATCAGCAGCCGTATCAGGATCTGCTGCAAACGCCTGCGCATAACAATACCGCGCAGCCTAAAACCCAGGCCGCCGCGCCGGTAGCCCGCGTTGAAGAAGCGCCAAAAACCGCCGCGGCGGAGAAAAAAGACGATCGCAGCTGGATGATCCAGTGTGGCTCCTTTAAAGGCGCTGAGCAGGCAGAGACCGTTCGTGCGCAGCTGGCGTTTGAAGGCTTTGCCTCGCATATCACCACCAATAACGGCTGGAATCGCGTAGTCATTGGGCCGCTCAAAGGCAAAGAAAACGCCAGCAATATGATTGAACGGCTGAAGATGGCCGGGCACGCAAACTGCATCCGTCTCGCCGCCAGGGGTTGA
- the hslU gene encoding HslU--HslV peptidase ATPase subunit — protein MSEMTPREIVSELDKHIIGQDAAKRSVAIALRNRWRRMQLNEELRHEVTPKNILMIGPTGVGKTEIARRLAKLANAPFIKVEATKFTEVGYVGKEVDSIIRDLTDAAIKMVRMQSIDKNRYRAEELAEERILDVLIPPAKNNWGQAEQPQEPSAARQSFRKKLREGQLDDKEIEIDLAAAPMGVEIMSPPGMEEMTSQLQSMFQNLGGQKQKPRKLKIKDAMKLLIEEEAAKLVNPEELKQDAIDAVEQHGIVFIDEIDKICKRGGNSSGPDVSREGVQRDLLPLVEGCTVSTKHGMVKTDHILFIASGAFQVASPSDLIPELQGRLPIRVELKALTTHDFERILTEPNASITVQYKALMATEGVNIEFTDDGIKRIAQAAWQVNETTENIGARRLHTVLERLIEDISYDASEMNGQTVTIDAEYVGKHLDVLVADEDLSRFIL, from the coding sequence ATGTCTGAAATGACCCCACGCGAAATTGTCAGCGAACTGGACAAACATATTATCGGCCAGGACGCAGCCAAGCGCTCCGTCGCCATCGCTCTGCGTAACCGCTGGCGTCGTATGCAGCTCAACGAAGAGCTGCGTCATGAAGTTACGCCAAAAAACATTCTGATGATCGGCCCGACCGGCGTCGGTAAAACGGAAATCGCGCGTCGTCTGGCCAAGCTCGCCAACGCGCCGTTCATCAAGGTCGAAGCGACTAAGTTCACCGAAGTGGGCTATGTTGGTAAGGAAGTGGATTCGATTATCCGCGATCTGACCGATGCAGCGATCAAAATGGTGCGCATGCAGTCCATTGACAAAAACCGCTATCGCGCGGAAGAGCTGGCGGAAGAGCGCATTCTCGACGTGCTGATCCCACCGGCGAAAAACAACTGGGGCCAGGCTGAACAGCCTCAGGAACCGTCCGCCGCGCGCCAGTCTTTCCGTAAAAAACTGCGCGAAGGCCAGCTCGACGACAAAGAGATTGAGATCGATCTCGCTGCTGCGCCGATGGGCGTTGAAATCATGTCCCCTCCGGGCATGGAAGAGATGACCAGCCAGCTGCAGTCTATGTTCCAGAATCTGGGCGGGCAGAAGCAAAAACCGCGTAAGCTGAAAATCAAAGACGCGATGAAGCTGCTGATTGAAGAAGAAGCGGCGAAGCTGGTCAACCCGGAAGAGCTTAAGCAGGACGCCATCGACGCCGTTGAGCAGCACGGTATCGTGTTTATCGACGAAATCGACAAAATCTGTAAGCGCGGCGGCAACTCCTCCGGCCCTGATGTCTCGCGTGAAGGCGTACAGCGCGACCTGCTGCCGCTGGTTGAAGGCTGCACTGTCTCTACCAAGCACGGCATGGTGAAAACCGATCACATTCTGTTTATCGCCTCCGGCGCGTTCCAGGTAGCCAGCCCGTCCGACCTGATCCCGGAACTGCAGGGTCGTCTGCCGATTCGCGTTGAGCTGAAAGCGCTGACTACCCACGACTTTGAGCGCATCCTGACCGAGCCGAACGCTTCTATTACCGTGCAGTATAAAGCGCTGATGGCCACCGAAGGCGTGAATATCGAGTTCACGGATGACGGTATCAAGCGCATCGCTCAGGCCGCATGGCAGGTCAACGAAACGACCGAAAACATTGGTGCGCGTCGTTTACACACCGTACTGGAGCGTCTGATCGAAGACATCTCCTACGATGCCAGCGAAATGAACGGCCAAACCGTTACCATCGATGCAGAATATGTTGGTAAACATCTGGATGTGCTGGTGGCAGATGAAGATCTGAGCCGTTTTATCTTATAA
- the rpmE gene encoding 50S ribosomal protein L31 gives MKKDIHPKYEEVTASCSCGNVMKIRSTVGHDLNLDVCGKCHPFYTGKQRDVATGGRVDRFNKRFSVPGTSK, from the coding sequence ATGAAAAAAGATATTCATCCGAAATACGAAGAAGTTACTGCTTCCTGCTCTTGCGGTAACGTCATGAAAATCCGTTCTACCGTAGGTCACGACCTGAACCTCGACGTGTGCGGTAAATGCCACCCGTTCTACACTGGCAAACAGCGTGATGTTGCTACCGGTGGTCGTGTTGACCGCTTCAACAAGCGCTTCAGCGTACCGGGTACCAGCAAGTAA